In the genome of Pelobacter seleniigenes DSM 18267, one region contains:
- a CDS encoding ABC1 kinase family protein, which translates to MAGLIKLEKRNSWRAAPRLLQILKVLARHKFLGVLRGISYCPSPREVREAFQELGLTYLKLGQVLALRRDLLPDAYIQELELLHDQLPALGIDAIRVTIEAELGAPMAEIFATFNEIPIAAATIAQVHEATLLNGRRVAVKVQRPELDAIIATDMRALTSLVAFGERFYPSLVSFDLPLLVQEFSASLNRETDFRREARSITLFRIALADVTDLWIPKVFRKWSSAKVLTMEFSDGEPVNCYAQKHPDEMPRLINTLVRLMLQTIFEDGLFHADPHPGNVFVLPDGHLSLLDFGMVGELDVAMRESLKLLLEAIVKNDALGAKRAYLEMAPRGREEVNRGALLLDIKAVLQELHRGKLADVCVGDVLDSLIRAGSQHGVHNPGEFFLLTRAFVILEAMIRQLDPKHNYLESFRDQITRLSEQQFSIERIKEKTGTLARDLERLVSEAPGDTRRMLRRIADGDLGRIQTPAMEALGRRVGRNLERLTGAIVSAALIIGGALLVDAPILGWHHYLGEVIIYVGIFGAFLVAVGAWRRDGKQSRGEFKQ; encoded by the coding sequence ATGGCTGGGCTGATCAAACTGGAGAAAAGAAACTCTTGGCGAGCAGCACCCCGGCTGCTGCAAATATTGAAGGTCCTTGCCCGGCACAAGTTCCTCGGAGTATTGCGCGGCATATCATATTGTCCGTCTCCGAGAGAGGTGAGAGAAGCCTTCCAGGAGTTGGGACTGACCTATCTCAAGCTCGGCCAGGTCCTGGCCTTGCGTCGTGACCTGCTACCGGATGCCTACATTCAGGAACTGGAACTGCTTCACGACCAGCTGCCAGCGCTTGGTATTGATGCCATACGCGTCACTATCGAAGCCGAACTAGGTGCGCCAATGGCGGAGATCTTCGCCACCTTCAATGAAATCCCTATTGCTGCTGCCACAATCGCCCAGGTACACGAAGCGACCTTACTGAATGGACGGCGCGTGGCGGTAAAGGTTCAAAGGCCTGAACTGGACGCAATAATCGCCACCGACATGAGAGCGCTCACATCTCTGGTTGCATTTGGGGAACGATTCTATCCTTCGTTAGTATCCTTCGACTTGCCGCTGTTGGTCCAGGAATTCTCCGCCAGCCTGAACCGCGAAACTGATTTTCGTCGCGAAGCACGGTCCATCACTCTTTTCCGAATTGCTCTGGCCGATGTCACAGACCTCTGGATACCGAAGGTGTTCAGGAAATGGTCGAGCGCCAAAGTTCTCACCATGGAGTTTTCCGACGGGGAACCGGTGAACTGCTATGCCCAAAAGCACCCAGATGAAATGCCACGCCTAATTAACACCTTGGTTCGATTGATGCTGCAAACGATCTTTGAAGACGGGCTATTCCACGCCGACCCGCATCCCGGCAATGTCTTTGTCCTCCCTGATGGTCACCTCTCTCTGCTTGATTTCGGCATGGTCGGAGAACTAGATGTCGCGATGCGTGAATCGCTGAAACTCCTTCTTGAGGCGATCGTCAAGAACGACGCACTTGGCGCCAAACGAGCCTATTTGGAAATGGCACCGCGTGGGCGCGAAGAGGTCAACCGTGGGGCGCTGTTGCTAGACATCAAGGCCGTTCTACAGGAACTTCACCGTGGGAAATTGGCTGATGTTTGTGTTGGCGATGTTCTTGACTCCCTGATCCGAGCAGGAAGCCAGCACGGGGTTCACAACCCCGGCGAGTTTTTTCTGCTTACCCGAGCCTTCGTCATCCTCGAAGCGATGATTCGTCAACTTGATCCCAAACATAATTACCTGGAATCGTTTCGTGACCAGATCACGCGCCTGAGCGAGCAGCAATTTTCCATTGAGAGGATCAAGGAGAAAACAGGCACCCTGGCTCGCGATCTGGAACGCCTGGTCAGTGAAGCTCCTGGGGATACGCGCCGTATGCTTCGTCGCATTGCCGACGGTGATCTGGGGCGGATCCAGACTCCGGCCATGGAAGCTTTGGGCAGACGTGTCGGCCGCAATCTTGAACGGCTAACTGGTGCCATAGTTTCTGCCGCACTGATCATCGGCGGTGCCTTGTTGGTAGATGCACCGATCCTCGGCTGGCATCATTACCTTGGTGAAGTCATAATTTACGTTGGTATTTTCGGTGCTTTTTTGGTTGCTGTCGGAGCCTGGCGGCGCGACGGCAAGCAGAGTCGCGGTGAGTTTAAACAATAG
- a CDS encoding tetratricopeptide repeat protein: MPSTQTYQTQEGIAQVKLGNTFLGLKLLNSAANDDQSPEAKAWFGYCLAVEKKQYVKGLLLCLEAKQSQPENSDVCLAAARLYLIAGNRASAVKSLQQGLALRPNPEISRLLNAIGVRKKTVFPFLPRAGLVNRASGLLFCKLGWR; encoded by the coding sequence ATGCCATCAACGCAAACGTACCAGACCCAGGAAGGAATTGCTCAAGTCAAGCTGGGGAATACTTTTCTCGGGCTCAAACTATTAAATAGTGCTGCTAACGACGATCAGTCGCCAGAGGCGAAAGCTTGGTTTGGTTACTGCCTGGCGGTTGAAAAAAAACAGTACGTGAAGGGGCTACTTCTATGCCTTGAGGCAAAACAAAGCCAGCCTGAAAACTCGGATGTTTGTCTCGCCGCGGCCCGACTCTACCTCATTGCGGGGAACCGTGCGTCAGCCGTTAAGTCACTCCAGCAGGGGTTGGCCCTGAGGCCTAACCCGGAGATATCAAGACTTCTAAACGCAATCGGCGTTCGTAAAAAAACGGTATTTCCGTTTTTGCCGAGAGCTGGTCTTGTCAACAGAGCTTCCGGGCTCCTGTTTTGCAAACTGGGGTGGCGCTAG